CGATGGCGCAGGTGCTACCAGCAAGTCAGCATGATGAAACAATTCAAATGCTTGCAGAGCAGGTAGATGCTCAGTTAGTCCAACTTCTGTATCAAATAGCTATCACTGGTAAGCGAGATTTTGCTTACGCGCCGAGTCCGCGTAGCGGCTTTGAAATGACCGTGTTGCGAATGTTGGCTTTCCAGCCTGCTGAGCAGGCCGAGGTCTCGACGCCAACGACTACTAGCGAAAGTGGCCCAAACACTTCAGATTTAGCTGATAAGAGTTTAGTTAAAGAACAGCAAGAGATTATTGAGCAAGCCACCCAGCAAGGCTATGAAATGCCTACAACTCCTGCGGTTTCACATGCTAGGAATAAGGCACCTACTCCCGTTGATAAAGACGAGCGGGTAGTGCAGCGAGAGCAGAGCATTGCTAAGCTAAAAAATCAGTTGCGTGGTGATAATTCTGAGCAACAGCAACAGCAACAGCAACAGCAACAGCAAGTTGAACAAGTTGCATCACCACAGGATGCTGTCAGCCCTGTAGAGCCAGCAGCAGAAGCGGGTATAGGGAATAGGCCACCAGTGGCAAGCCATCCGGCGCCTTCCCAAACACCACCTTCATCAACTCAAGCTGCTCCTCAGGCCAACACCAAGCAAGCCGCTGTTAGTGCAGATCAAGCAACGGTTGATGATAGTTATTATGCTCAGTTTGCTGAGATGAATGCTGACGCAGAATATGAAGAGCCTAATTACGCTGCCGAATATCAAGTTCAGGACTTACCGGCTGCATTGCCTAAGTCTGCTCCATTAGATGTACCTCAAGCACCGGCTAAAGAAGAAACAGCATCTTTATTGCAGTTAAGAAGCCAGCTACGTGGGCGAGGAAAGTCCGAAAAAAAGTCTAAAGAGGCGGGCGCCTCCAGCACTAAAACGCCAAATCTAGCTCAACAAGCGCCGAGAGAGCCGATCAATAGTGAGGCTGAAAACAACCAAGCAGACAATAATCAGCAAGCCACTCAAGTGGTGGTTGTTGAAGAGTCAGTCAAGTTTAGCGCTAGCACCAGTGATAATGACGAACGTTGGTCTGAGATGGTTAAGTTTATGGAACTTGGACCTATCGCTCGACAAATTGCGATTAACTCCCTCTATAAATTGGATGGCAGTACCGTAACGTTGCTGCTAAAGCCTCAGTTATCTCATTTGCCTAAGCCCAGCTCGGTAGCAGAGCTAAATCAGCAATTGAACGCATGTTTGCAACAGGGTATAGAGCTAGAAATTAATGTTGGTGAAAGCCCAAATGGCAAAACACCTTTAGAGTTGGCACAGTTACTTCATCAAAAAAATACCAATGCAGCCATTGATAGGTTATTGGGTGATCCTAATATCCAAGTATTACAGCAACGCTTTGGTGCAGAATTAGATAACGACAGTGTGAAATACCACTGAACAACTTGATTTTCGACATTAATCTAGATGTAATGTCGCAGTTATAACTAATAGAAGAGAAGAGAATAGTTATGTTTAAAGGCGGAATGGGTAACCTAATGAAGCAAGCGCAGCAAATGCAAGATAAAATGCAGCGCGCTCAAGAAGAAATCGCCAAAATGGAAGTTACTGGTGAGTCAGGCGCAGGCTTGGTGAAAGTTGTTATGCTTGGTAACCACAACGTTCGTCGTGTTGAGCTAGATGAAAGCTTAATGGACGACGACAAAGACATGATTGAAGATCTACTGGCTGCAGCGGTTAATGACGCTGTACGTCGTGTAGAAGAAACTAGTAAAGAAAAAATGGCTGATGTAACTGGCGGAATGCAAATGCCTCCAGGTATGAAAATGCCATTCTAAGCTAGCTTAGAGCAGCAAATTAATTAGGCCGCATTGCGGCCTTTTTTGTGCAACACTTAGCTTGCACGAACTTAGATTAAAAAGGTAGCAAGATGAAAGTATGCGGTGTAGAAATAAAAAGTAATGAAGTTATTGTTAGCTTGCTAACGCTGGAAGATGGATTGTTTCAAATTCCAGATTGTCGTGTGCGCCGCCTTACTTTAAGCGATATTAATAGTACTCAGCATTTACGTGATTTCCAGTTTGCCTTTACTAAGCTGATGAGTGATTACAAGGTTGAAAAGGTAGCGATTAAGCAGCGTCCAATGAAGGGTAAATTTGCCGGCGGTGCGGTAGGCTTTAAGTTAGAAGCGGCTATCGAGCTAATTGGTGAGCTAAATGTAGAGTTAGTATCAGCCACTAAATCTAAGCAAGTACTTAAAGATAATCCAATGCCAGTAGAGTTTGCTGCAACGGGCCTTAAAGCCTTTCAAGAAGCATCATTTACTACTGCATATGTAGCCTGCGTGGCTTGAACTTAAAGCTCTGTTTAAGGGCTGGAGTGAATTACAGCTAATAAAAAACCGATGCTTTGGCATCGGTTTTTTTGTTTAAAGCTTAAGGCTTAAGTCTAGTAAGCTTCGTTGTGTACAGAGAGTACTGCGCGACCAGAAGGATCAGCGTTGTTTGCAAAGCTCTCATCCCAAGCAATTGCTTCAGGCGTTGAACATGCTACAGATTTACCGTGAGGTACACACTCTGCTGCAGAATCCTGTGGAAAATGCTCTTCAAACATACCGCGGTAGAAGTAAGCTTCTTTGGTATCTGGCGTGTTAATTGGGAAGCGGAAGGCGGCATTCGACAATTCTTGGTCAGACACTTCTAATTCAACCAATTCTTTTAGGCTGTCAATCCACGAGTAACCAACACCATCAGAGAATTGCTCTTTTTGACGCCAAGCCACTTCAGCAGGTAAGTAACCTTCGAAAGCTTCACGTACAATGTGCTTCTCGATTTTCTCGCCAGCACACATCTTAGCTTCTGGGTTGATGCGCATTGCAACATCCATGAACTCTTTATCTAAGAATGGTACACGGCCTTCAATGCCCCAAGCTGCAAGAGATTTGTTAGCACGGTTACAATCGAACATGTGCAGTTTCTCAAGCTTACGAAGAGTTTCTTCGTGGAACTCTTGGGCGTTTGGTGCTTTGTGGAAGTACAAGTAACCACCGAATATTTCGTCAGCACCTTCTCCAGAAAGTACCATTTTAATGCCCATCGCTTTAATCTTACGGGCCATTAAGTACATAGGAGTAGACGCACGAATCGTGGTTACGTCGTAGGTCTCAAGGTGGTAAATAACGTCTTTAATTGCGTCAATACCTTCTTGAACCGTAAAGTGAATCTCGTGGTGAACCGTACCTAAATGGTCGGCTACTTTTTTCGCAGCAATTAAGTCTGGCGAGCCCACAAGGCCAACTGCAAATGAGTGCAATTGTGGCCACCAAGCTTCAGAGTTGTCATTATCTTCAACACGCTTGTCGGCATACATTTTGGTAATTGCAGAAATCACTGA
The Agarivorans aestuarii DNA segment above includes these coding regions:
- the dnaX gene encoding DNA polymerase III subunit gamma/tau, which gives rise to MNYQALARKWRPKTFQQVVAQQHVLAGLINSLDQQRLHHAYLFSGTRGVGKTTIARLFAKSLNCELGVSSNPCGKCSNCVEVDQGNFVDLLEIDAASRTKVEDTRDLLDNVQYSPAKGRYKVYLIDEVHMLSRHSFNALLKTLEEPPEHVKFLLATTDPQKLPVTVLSRCLQFQLKALSEEQISQQLAHILDAEQRQYQPAALTALAHAADGSMRDALSLTDQALALSNKELAYQQVLNMLGVLDPHQLRQLLCHVVAGQTESVFSKISELASMSPDYEHLHQQLAEIIHKVAMAQVLPASQHDETIQMLAEQVDAQLVQLLYQIAITGKRDFAYAPSPRSGFEMTVLRMLAFQPAEQAEVSTPTTTSESGPNTSDLADKSLVKEQQEIIEQATQQGYEMPTTPAVSHARNKAPTPVDKDERVVQREQSIAKLKNQLRGDNSEQQQQQQQQQQQVEQVASPQDAVSPVEPAAEAGIGNRPPVASHPAPSQTPPSSTQAAPQANTKQAAVSADQATVDDSYYAQFAEMNADAEYEEPNYAAEYQVQDLPAALPKSAPLDVPQAPAKEETASLLQLRSQLRGRGKSEKKSKEAGASSTKTPNLAQQAPREPINSEAENNQADNNQQATQVVVVEESVKFSASTSDNDERWSEMVKFMELGPIARQIAINSLYKLDGSTVTLLLKPQLSHLPKPSSVAELNQQLNACLQQGIELEINVGESPNGKTPLELAQLLHQKNTNAAIDRLLGDPNIQVLQQRFGAELDNDSVKYH
- a CDS encoding YbaB/EbfC family nucleoid-associated protein, with product MFKGGMGNLMKQAQQMQDKMQRAQEEIAKMEVTGESGAGLVKVVMLGNHNVRRVELDESLMDDDKDMIEDLLAAAVNDAVRRVEETSKEKMADVTGGMQMPPGMKMPF
- a CDS encoding DUF3010 family protein yields the protein MKVCGVEIKSNEVIVSLLTLEDGLFQIPDCRVRRLTLSDINSTQHLRDFQFAFTKLMSDYKVEKVAIKQRPMKGKFAGGAVGFKLEAAIELIGELNVELVSATKSKQVLKDNPMPVEFAATGLKAFQEASFTTAYVACVA
- the asnB gene encoding asparagine synthase B; protein product: MCSIFGVLDIKSDLSVLRKQALEMSKRLRHRGPDWSGIYTSKNAILVHERLSIVDVNTGAQPLYNPEKTHALAVNGEIYNHKDLKAQLNVDFEFQTESDCEIILALYKEKGIEFLDDLNGIFGFCLYDSEEDAYLIGRDHIGIIPLYTGYDEHGNFYVASEMKALTPICKTVSEFPPGHYLYSKNGEPVKYYKRDWMDYKNVENNDASVEDLKVALEAAVKRQLMCDVPYGVLLSGGLDSSVISAITKMYADKRVEDNDNSEAWWPQLHSFAVGLVGSPDLIAAKKVADHLGTVHHEIHFTVQEGIDAIKDVIYHLETYDVTTIRASTPMYLMARKIKAMGIKMVLSGEGADEIFGGYLYFHKAPNAQEFHEETLRKLEKLHMFDCNRANKSLAAWGIEGRVPFLDKEFMDVAMRINPEAKMCAGEKIEKHIVREAFEGYLPAEVAWRQKEQFSDGVGYSWIDSLKELVELEVSDQELSNAAFRFPINTPDTKEAYFYRGMFEEHFPQDSAAECVPHGKSVACSTPEAIAWDESFANNADPSGRAVLSVHNEAY